One genomic segment of Humidesulfovibrio mexicanus includes these proteins:
- a CDS encoding class II aldolase/adducin family protein, with translation MREQLLKYSTKLAQAGLCAPGEPLLAALDADVSFSRADDPRQPVAQQVLHELGASALLLAEPVGPCQEAMRILAQAALDTGQDAVTPGDCETRTFLHDLPVVDGLDPTALARALARRKGCIVLHHGRALMAAAGAVSPEQTFVTASSVAFACFVAYFSRRLRQARQGDLTPYLHRELAHMRDLVEADQKRLPHAPPELMAGPFSHADQARAAMAQAGRAVVDYGLVDSSFGNVSCRQASPEGELLLISQTGSALDELEGLIDPCRMDGTSCVGLTASSEYSAHKAVYDVCGARVILHGHPRFAVILSMDCEHLDCPGQGGCHRACSRPRAVEDAASGLVAPIVPGEVGAGPYGLCNTLPPALASAPAGAGGGRAAIVYGHGLFAAADDDFRPAFAMLLETERFCRREYFRRVDALCGAGT, from the coding sequence ATGAGGGAGCAGCTGCTCAAATATTCGACCAAACTGGCCCAGGCGGGCCTGTGCGCGCCGGGCGAGCCCCTGCTGGCCGCCCTGGATGCGGACGTCAGCTTCAGCCGGGCGGACGACCCGCGCCAGCCAGTGGCCCAACAGGTGCTGCACGAGCTTGGGGCCAGCGCCCTGCTTCTTGCGGAACCGGTCGGTCCCTGCCAGGAAGCCATGCGCATCCTGGCGCAGGCGGCCTTGGACACAGGCCAGGACGCCGTGACCCCCGGCGACTGCGAGACGCGCACCTTCCTGCACGACCTGCCCGTGGTGGACGGCCTTGACCCCACGGCGCTTGCCCGCGCCCTGGCCCGGCGAAAGGGCTGCATCGTGCTGCATCACGGCCGCGCCCTCATGGCCGCCGCTGGGGCCGTCAGCCCGGAACAGACCTTCGTCACGGCCAGCTCCGTGGCTTTCGCCTGCTTCGTCGCCTACTTCTCCCGGCGGCTGCGCCAGGCCAGGCAGGGCGACCTTACCCCGTACCTGCACCGGGAACTGGCCCACATGCGCGACTTGGTGGAAGCCGACCAGAAGCGTCTGCCGCACGCGCCGCCGGAACTCATGGCCGGTCCCTTCTCCCACGCGGACCAGGCCCGCGCCGCAATGGCCCAGGCAGGGCGGGCAGTGGTGGACTACGGGCTCGTGGACTCGTCCTTCGGCAACGTGTCCTGCAGGCAGGCGTCTCCGGAAGGCGAGCTGTTGCTCATCAGCCAGACCGGGAGCGCCCTGGACGAATTGGAAGGCCTCATCGACCCCTGCCGCATGGACGGGACCTCCTGCGTGGGGCTCACCGCATCCAGCGAATACAGTGCGCACAAGGCCGTGTACGATGTCTGCGGCGCGCGGGTCATTCTGCACGGGCACCCGCGCTTCGCCGTGATCCTGTCCATGGATTGCGAGCATCTGGACTGCCCGGGCCAGGGCGGCTGCCACCGCGCCTGTTCGCGACCCCGCGCCGTGGAAGACGCCGCGTCCGGGCTTGTCGCGCCCATCGTTCCGGGCGAGGTGGGCGCCGGGCCGTACGGGCTGTGCAACACCCTGCCTCCGGCCCTGGCCTCGGCCCCTGCGGGCGCTGGCGGCGGTCGGGCGGCCATCGTGTACGGCCACGGGCTGTTCGCCGCGGCGGACGACGATTTTCGACCCGCCTTCGCCATGCTTCTGGAAACCGAGCGTTTCTGCCGCCGGGAGTACTTCCGGCGGGTGGACGCCCTGTGCGGCGCGGGCACATAA